GCGGTACAGTCTTGCGAACAAATTGGCCGTTTGCGCTCAAAAGGTAGGCATAGACGGTTTCCCTCTGCCAATTGATATCCCCTGGGGCAAAGGCATAAACATACATTTTTTTGTTCCCTTCACGCAGCAGCTGTTTAATGTAAGCTGTTCGCGCACCGAAGGGACTCGAGGGACTGGAGGGGCCATCGGATAATACTCCGACTACCGGTCCGATCTGAATCTCTCCATCCTTAGGCATATGAACATATGCTGGCCCGCTTCTTGGGACGTGAACACTGTTACGGATGCCGGAACTCAAATACAGATGTTTGCCGGAACGCTCAATAGGTTTCAATGAAGCTGATATGGCATTCCTGCCCAGGCGGAGCTGGATTTGTCTCCTGCTTGTAAGACCCAGGCTTCTCATGAGCGAGCCAGACATAAAGACCACTTTTTCGGGCTGATGCGAGAAGTGAACGTTACTAAAAGTCAAACTCATGTATTAACCCTCCTAAGTTGTCGAAGCAATAAATAACGTGCATAACGAAGGGGGTTCTCCACTGACAGCTTTGCTGCCGGAATGTCCCCTGTTTGCCTGAATGCGCGCCGCCCCGGTTTTGAATTGACCTCAAGCAGCCATACCTTTCCGAAACAGTCTATTCCGAAATCGATGCCGAGTTCGCCCAGACGGCCAAATCCGCCTTCAAGAATGGGGGGGATGAGGTCGCTCAGTTGGTTGATACAGGCGATGATATTGTCGGACACGGGAGCGCTGAACTGAGATTCTAGAAAGGAAGGGACGGGTAACGCCGTGCCCCCGCCATGAAGGTTGGAGGTCATTCCTTCGGCCGGACCCTGGCGAACGGCCATCCCTGTTGTAGCCCAACGGCCCCGTGCATTTTTTTGAACCAATACTCTGACATCATAGGGTTTGCCAGCGCAACTGGTTAACTTTAAATATGGCTGAATGATAAAACGGCGGCGTCCGGTGAACTTTTTTACCCAGGATGATAGTTCACCGGTTGGTAAAGTCATCTTGAATATCGAGTTCGATCGGTCTCTTCCTTGTAATACGGTTTCTTCATTACCAGTACAATGCACATAGAGGGTATGTTTGCCATGGGAGCCTCCGCTTGGTTTCAGAAACAGCTTCCCGTCAAACAAGGATAAAGCCTGATTTAATGATTCACTCCCGTTATAGCTTAGGGTATGTGGGAGATAAGGCGAGAGGCACTGTTCACGCTTTAGAAGATTATACACACGGATTTTTCCGGGCAATCCCCGTGACCACATAGACCAACGGCCGTCAGGCAGATCACTCAGGAACGCCGCAGCGGAAGAAGTTTCATCAGTGTTCTTAAATAGGCAGCGGTCGTATATAATGTCCGGGACAGGAAAGTTTCTCTTTTCCCAGCCTCCGCGTCTGTAGGTATAGCCTGAGATTAGGTGATTCAGCTTAACTGAATCTGGTTTATCCTCCGGGAAAAACACAAATACGGTAATGCCGAGGCAGGAAGAGGCCAGGCACAATTCGCGAAGGTATTCCTTTTCCGCGAATGGAGGTGATCCTGTTCTCCGGCATACCATGACACCGAGTGTTCCAATGTAATCAGAGGGCATAGTTGCTCCTTTTTTAAAAGCCAGTCAAGTAATGGCTGTATTGGACAAGGCGAATCGCTGATGGACGGACCTTCTGAACATTGAGCGGAGCATTGTCGCCCTTGGACGGCTTGGAGTTGACTTCAAGAAGCCAGATTCGTCCTGCAGTATCCACCGCTAAATCAATCCCAAGCTCTCCGAAGTGTGAAGGAATCGCTGCTTCAATGCCTTTGGCGATATCGAGTGCAGCCTTCTCCATCCGGTTGCTCGCTGTTAGCTTTGCGGTAGGAGGGATACCGCTCATGGCAAGCGCGTCTTTAACCGTGGACAGCGTTCCTCCACGGGCGAGATTGGATACATAATGATTTCCTCCCGCAACTCTGGCCACAATAGACGTTAAACTCCACTTACCTTTTTTGTTTTTGTGGACGAGCGCGCGAAAGTCCACATTTTTTTTATGGAGTCGGACCAAGTCCAGGCCTTGTTGAATCTGATAGCGGTTTTTTTTGATTTTGCCGGATAGACTGCTGTACAGCTTAGTAAGGGACGAGTAACTATTTTTTTTAATCCCCTCAAGTGAGGTGGTTAGGGTTTGATAGGTGCCGTCTGCCTGGCGGGAGATTCTGATAATACCTTTGCCTAAACTGCCGCGAACCGGTTTTAGAAAGACCATCGGATATGCAGCACACATTTTTTTGAGTATAGGGTAGCTTTTCAGTGAATAGGATTCGGGTAAGTATTTCTTAAGCTTCTCATCCGAGCCCAGTGCATCAAAAACTTCCGTCTTATCCAGGAACTTCTCGTTGAAAATGTGAGTGCCCAGTCTGGATTTTACTTCTTTCATAAAATGCTGTACGCTAGGACTATTCTCCAATTTGCGTGTGGGAAGCCGGTTGTTGACCACATCCGGTGCGGGTACGGGACCCTTCTTCCACCCCTCGTCATATCGTACCCCTTCAAGTGTTGACGGGTTCGGACCGATCATCTCTGGGGTGAAAAAGTATACATACGCACCTAATTTTTGACAGGCATTGACCATCTCCATGCAAAATGATGAGATCGATCCGAAGGGTTTGCTTGGATCCTCTGGATCATAACGGCTTATCATAACTCCGATTACGGGACCGAGTCGCAGTGTTTTGTCGGCGGCGTTGTATTTGACGTTCAGAACCGATTGAGGAAGAAGTCCGGAACTGCTTGACAGGGAAGGGCTTATACGGAGTACAGTCGATTTTATCCCAGGTATGACACGTATCTCCTGCTTGAAGGAGCCGATGGCAAGCTGTATGGGGTGTTCTGTTGGAATTCGGAGCAGTTTTATCAGCTTCTCGCCAAGCTTGATATCGTTATCCTGCAGATTGCCCGAGCGGAACAGTTGAACCGATATCTTGGTTTTGGACATCTTGGATCTCCTTCCGACAACTACTTGATGTCTAGTGGACAGATTGGACTTCATCTGAACATTGCATGTAATTCATCATATGAGGACATATATCCCTTGGTGATTGTACGGATTTGGAAAAAGGGAGGACTTTAAAAATGCCGGACTGGCTGTTTATATTAGTGAACGTGGGGGTGGCTGCGTTTGTCGGCGGCATTACGAACCATTTTGCAATTAAAATGCTCTTCCATCCTCGTGAAGAAATTCGTATACGCGGATGGAGGCTGCCTTTTACGCCTGGACTGATTCCGAAGCGGAAGGAAGAGATTGCGGAATCTCTCGGTAAAGTGGTATCCGATTATCTGGTGACGAGTGAAGGGCTTCAAGAAATGATTCGCAAACCACTTTTTCGTACAAGGGCGGAGGATGCGGTAAACCGGAAGTTGAAGTTGCTTTCGGAGAGCGAGCAGACACTGGGCGATCTGGCATTGAAATTGTGGAGCCCGGAAGAGTGGCAGCAGTTGAAAGATCGTGCTGTTCTGACGGCTCAATCGGTAACGGCCCGCGGGGTGACCGCAGTCTGGTCCGATTATGGCTTAGAAGACAAACCGCTGAAGGATCTGATTCCCGGCTGGTCCGAGGAAACCCGGCAGCGCTGGAGTGAGGTGGCTGCCGAAGCGCTATTAAAGGAGCTTGGGGATACGCTGTTGTCATCGGACGGCCAACGTTTGCTTAAAGAAATGGCTTCTGCGATGATGGATAAGGCAGGGGGATTTCTCGGCACGATGGCCGCTATTTTTGTGGATGAGGACAAGCTGGTTCAGAAATTGACGCCGATGCTGATCGGTCAGCTGGAAGGAAAGAAGGTTCGCCAGACGATCGTTTCTGTTGTATCAGGTAAGCTGGAGCAATATGGAGAAATGTCTCTTGGCCGTGTGGTGGAGGCTGCAGCCGGAGAACTTGGTCCAGGTTTGATTACGCGAAAGCTTGAAGAAACGATTCCGTGGAAAGCATGGATTGAGCGTCTGGAGAATGTCCGGATCACGGATTTCATCACACCCCGGCTTCCTGCGATCGAGGGTGCACTGCCAGGCTTGATCGATAAAGGACTCCGAATGCTTGAGGACGCCGTTCCGGCAGCAATGAAGGCAGTAGATCTGCCAAACCTGGTACAGGAGCAGGTAGAGAAATTTCCGGTTGAACGTCTTGAAGAAGTCATATTGAGCGTATCGGGCCGGGAATTCCGGGCTATAACCTGGCTTGGGGTTCTGCTGGGCGGGCTTATCGGAATGTTTCAGTCGTTCATTACCTTGCTGTGGAGATAAGAGTAAAAAAATAATGTTGCGGTAATAGTCCGCACGGTAGGAGGACAAATATGAATATTTATGACAAGGCGAATGATTTGGCTAGAGCGATGAAGGAAAGTCAAGAAGTACAGGAAATTACCTCTGCAATGAAACTGATTGAAGCTGATCCAGAAAGCAAGCAGATGCTGGATAGCTTCCGTGAGCGTCAGATGGAAGTGCAGCAGCGAATCATGACCGGCGATATGCCTTCACAGGAAGAGATGGAAAAGATGGAGAAGCTGTTTGAAGTGCTGAGTCTTAACCTGAACATCCGCCGTTTGTTTGATGCGGAGCGTCGTTTGAGCATTATTATTGAGGACGTGAACAAAATTATATCAGACAGTCTTCAGCATTTGTATGGGTCAACTCAATCATAATAGTTAACAATCCGCGGCGGATGCCGCGGATTTTTTTGCTCACTCTTCATTCTTCTTTCATATTTTGGACCAGCTCCTCATAGAGTAGATATATAGAGTTCAGAAGAAAGTAGAGGAGCTGTATAACTCATGAAGAAAAAGAAAAGTAAGATTAAGCATTCCGCTTATCTCTTGATTGCGCTGGGGATGCTGGTATATGCGCTGCCGAGCATTTCGTTCGCAGGAGGTTTTTCTTGGGCATCGCTGTTTGGGGCTGTATGGGCCGGATTCGCCCTGTTGGTCATTGCATCGCATCTGCATATTTTGATTGGTGTAGATGAAGCGAAACAGAAGGCATTGGATGAAATCCGAAAGGAAAAGATGAACCAATGGCAGCTAAAATGGCCTGAGGAGCAAAAAAGCCGTGGCGCCTAAAATTACTTCATAGAACATAAAAAAAACCGTTCGCGTTCGCTGGCGAACGGTTTTTTGCTGTGTCGCATGTTATTTTATAATGCATGTCTGGTATAATAGATACAGTATGGTACAGATTGAGTAGGGGGGTGGAACAGTTGGATGTTCGAGATGAGACAATTACGAAGCACGAACAACTTGTACAGCATATCGAAAGTTTAAAGGTAGGAACCAAAATATCAGTCCGGAGGCTCGCCAAAGAGCTTGGTGTAAGTGAAGGTACAGCTTACCGTGCAGTTAAGGAAGCAGAAGGGCTGGGAATTGTTGTAACGAAGGAACGGATCGGAACTGTACGTATTGAGCGGAAGCCGCGGAATATTTCAGAGCAGCTGACCTTCGCTGATGTGGTGGAGATCGTTGAGGGGCATGTACTTGGCGGGGCTGAGGGTCTTAATAAAAGTCTGCATAAGTATGTGATCGGGGCCATGAAGGTTGAAGCGATGGTCCGCTATATTGATGCCGGAAGCCTGATGATTGTCGGAAACCGAGAGGATGCGCATTCTCTGGCCCTCGAGCAAGGAGCAGGTGTACTCATAACAGGTGGTTTTGGGACAAGCCGTGAAGTAAAGCAACTAGCGGACCAGCTGGGACTGCCAATCTTTTCTTCACGTCACGACACCTTCACCGTAGCTTCAATGATCAATCGCGCCATTTTTGACCGGCTAATCAAGAAAAAAATTATGCTTGTCGAGGACATCGCAGGCGAAAAACCGAGAATTCACGCGCTTAAGAGCTCGGTTACAGCTCGAGAGCTTATCGAAATGGCGAAGGAATGCGGAGAACAACGTTTCCC
Above is a window of Paenibacillus uliginis N3/975 DNA encoding:
- a CDS encoding YheC/YheD family protein, with translation MSKTKISVQLFRSGNLQDNDIKLGEKLIKLLRIPTEHPIQLAIGSFKQEIRVIPGIKSTVLRISPSLSSSSGLLPQSVLNVKYNAADKTLRLGPVIGVMISRYDPEDPSKPFGSISSFCMEMVNACQKLGAYVYFFTPEMIGPNPSTLEGVRYDEGWKKGPVPAPDVVNNRLPTRKLENSPSVQHFMKEVKSRLGTHIFNEKFLDKTEVFDALGSDEKLKKYLPESYSLKSYPILKKMCAAYPMVFLKPVRGSLGKGIIRISRQADGTYQTLTTSLEGIKKNSYSSLTKLYSSLSGKIKKNRYQIQQGLDLVRLHKKNVDFRALVHKNKKGKWSLTSIVARVAGGNHYVSNLARGGTLSTVKDALAMSGIPPTAKLTASNRMEKAALDIAKGIEAAIPSHFGELGIDLAVDTAGRIWLLEVNSKPSKGDNAPLNVQKVRPSAIRLVQYSHYLTGF
- a CDS encoding DUF445 family protein, with product MPDWLFILVNVGVAAFVGGITNHFAIKMLFHPREEIRIRGWRLPFTPGLIPKRKEEIAESLGKVVSDYLVTSEGLQEMIRKPLFRTRAEDAVNRKLKLLSESEQTLGDLALKLWSPEEWQQLKDRAVLTAQSVTARGVTAVWSDYGLEDKPLKDLIPGWSEETRQRWSEVAAEALLKELGDTLLSSDGQRLLKEMASAMMDKAGGFLGTMAAIFVDEDKLVQKLTPMLIGQLEGKKVRQTIVSVVSGKLEQYGEMSLGRVVEAAAGELGPGLITRKLEETIPWKAWIERLENVRITDFITPRLPAIEGALPGLIDKGLRMLEDAVPAAMKAVDLPNLVQEQVEKFPVERLEEVILSVSGREFRAITWLGVLLGGLIGMFQSFITLLWR
- a CDS encoding YheC/YheD family protein; the encoded protein is MPSDYIGTLGVMVCRRTGSPPFAEKEYLRELCLASSCLGITVFVFFPEDKPDSVKLNHLISGYTYRRGGWEKRNFPVPDIIYDRCLFKNTDETSSAAAFLSDLPDGRWSMWSRGLPGKIRVYNLLKREQCLSPYLPHTLSYNGSESLNQALSLFDGKLFLKPSGGSHGKHTLYVHCTGNEETVLQGRDRSNSIFKMTLPTGELSSWVKKFTGRRRFIIQPYLKLTSCAGKPYDVRVLVQKNARGRWATTGMAVRQGPAEGMTSNLHGGGTALPVPSFLESQFSAPVSDNIIACINQLSDLIPPILEGGFGRLGELGIDFGIDCFGKVWLLEVNSKPGRRAFRQTGDIPAAKLSVENPLRYARYLLLRQLRRVNT
- a CDS encoding YlbF family regulator, whose translation is MNIYDKANDLARAMKESQEVQEITSAMKLIEADPESKQMLDSFRERQMEVQQRIMTGDMPSQEEMEKMEKLFEVLSLNLNIRRLFDAERRLSIIIEDVNKIISDSLQHLYGSTQS
- a CDS encoding DRTGG domain-containing protein, encoding MDVRDETITKHEQLVQHIESLKVGTKISVRRLAKELGVSEGTAYRAVKEAEGLGIVVTKERIGTVRIERKPRNISEQLTFADVVEIVEGHVLGGAEGLNKSLHKYVIGAMKVEAMVRYIDAGSLMIVGNREDAHSLALEQGAGVLITGGFGTSREVKQLADQLGLPIFSSRHDTFTVASMINRAIFDRLIKKKIMLVEDIAGEKPRIHALKSSVTARELIEMAKECGEQRFPVTDEWNRVIGIVGVKDVVGLADNQAIERAIIRNPITATLKTSLASAAQIMMWEGIDFLPIVDRNRKLVATVTRKEVLEAMRNARNQPQLGETFDQLIWNGMAEDRDGEGNLFFNGFITPQMATELGTISQGVLTTVMSQAAFKAAKDISGSDHVLDNLSTYFIRPIQIEDPIVVTPRLLEMSRRTCKMEIEISHQSNLIAKSVMTLQAIDPG